In Nitrospirota bacterium, a single genomic region encodes these proteins:
- a CDS encoding TonB-dependent receptor, translating to MQTLRMYFKEDQLVTAPTRAPKPLSKVAENISIVTAAEIESMNAHTVLEVLERVTGVFVNFGLGGHDFGGGGFIYIQGSEHRHILVLLDGMPWNALAGGIVTQPIPVKIIKRMEIIKGPASSAWGSSLGGVINIVTKDAGDSVVPSGSVSGSIGERDTHDYSAEAAGKAGIAGYYIYAGRQDSDGLRDNRSFENDNIYGKLDIPFSSDIKLLLTAGYGDPHADTGDLPSSDLATGTIERAFFTTATLSAGITDNLSFEASYYTFKQKGISNSDILSTGEMFVHEIYDEESAGGSAKLIYRNEAHTAVAGYDVSHGKLDHTIDSGDLVQSFGAPAHSVTHPGMSKWAVFFNDTISIGNFSITPGIRYDKNNVSGDFTSPSIGATYKIGSHTIIRASVAKGFSTPLLASMSGGGLFLDPNPDLKPEKIWSYQAGVETRAMDVLTSRLTYFHHEMKEAIDFIPFAGGPPAFNDKFFNLGEIKRDGVELDMETVSFYNITVKAGVGYVHKTLDFETDTTGDDSIYNYAYNLALLYDDRKSFSARLDGHYIWWDTESSSMARYDDFIWDLNLRKGIYSKEKINADVFLTAHNLFNGSQYDFGDRKNPRRWTEAGVRIKF from the coding sequence ATGCAGACCTTGCGGATGTACTTCAAAGAGGACCAGCTTGTCACCGCGCCGACGAGGGCGCCGAAGCCGTTGTCGAAGGTGGCGGAGAATATCAGTATTGTAACGGCGGCGGAGATAGAGTCGATGAACGCGCATACCGTGCTTGAGGTATTGGAAAGGGTAACGGGCGTGTTCGTTAATTTTGGCCTTGGCGGACATGATTTCGGGGGAGGGGGGTTTATATATATTCAAGGCTCAGAACATAGACACATACTCGTATTGCTTGACGGCATGCCCTGGAATGCTCTGGCAGGAGGAATAGTAACTCAGCCAATCCCCGTGAAGATAATAAAGCGCATGGAAATCATCAAAGGCCCGGCTTCATCAGCATGGGGATCGTCTTTAGGCGGAGTGATTAACATTGTTACAAAGGATGCAGGAGACTCTGTTGTCCCTTCAGGCTCTGTCAGCGGTTCAATTGGCGAGAGGGACACGCATGATTACAGTGCCGAGGCAGCCGGCAAGGCAGGCATTGCCGGGTATTATATATATGCGGGGAGGCAGGACTCTGATGGATTGAGGGACAACAGATCCTTTGAAAATGACAACATTTACGGGAAACTCGATATTCCTTTTTCTTCTGACATAAAACTTTTGCTTACTGCAGGTTACGGCGATCCCCATGCAGATACGGGAGACCTGCCGAGCTCGGACCTGGCGACAGGGACTATTGAACGCGCCTTTTTCACAACAGCGACGTTGTCAGCCGGGATTACGGACAACCTTAGTTTTGAGGCGTCTTATTACACATTCAAGCAAAAGGGCATTTCGAATAGCGATATCCTTAGCACAGGCGAGATGTTTGTTCATGAGATATATGACGAGGAATCTGCGGGGGGAAGCGCCAAGCTCATCTATAGGAACGAGGCACATACCGCGGTTGCCGGTTATGATGTCAGCCACGGAAAGCTGGACCATACAATTGACTCAGGAGACCTTGTGCAGTCCTTTGGCGCGCCTGCACATTCTGTAACGCATCCCGGCATGAGCAAGTGGGCGGTGTTTTTTAACGACACAATATCCATCGGCAATTTCTCGATCACGCCAGGTATAAGGTATGACAAAAACAACGTCAGCGGCGACTTTACCAGCCCGAGCATCGGAGCGACATACAAGATCGGCAGTCACACCATTATACGAGCATCTGTTGCCAAGGGGTTCTCGACGCCGTTGCTGGCGTCGATGTCAGGCGGGGGATTATTCCTTGATCCTAACCCGGACCTGAAACCGGAGAAAATCTGGTCTTATCAGGCAGGTGTTGAAACACGGGCAATGGATGTTCTTACCTCTCGGCTTACCTACTTTCACCACGAAATGAAAGAGGCCATAGATTTTATTCCGTTCGCTGGGGGACCTCCAGCGTTTAATGATAAGTTCTTTAACCTCGGAGAGATAAAGCGAGATGGAGTAGAACTGGATATGGAAACGGTCTCATTTTATAACATAACTGTAAAGGCCGGGGTTGGATATGTACACAAAACACTTGACTTTGAAACAGATACAACTGGAGATGACTCGATATATAACTATGCTTACAACCTTGCCCTGCTATATGACGACAGAAAATCCTTCTCAGCGCGGCTTGACGGGCATTACATATGGTGGGACACTGAGTCGTCCTCTATGGCAAGATATG